The Lolium rigidum isolate FL_2022 chromosome 1, APGP_CSIRO_Lrig_0.1, whole genome shotgun sequence region aactcgcatatctatgttaaatatcattaaatttcgcttatgtttgactGAGTTTCGCcaaattttgtctgaattcgtcatattttgtcaaaaacttacatccatcctgggctcgccGCTGAAAAAAtgggctccccaggccaaaacTTACATAATTTagtgccggatttgggcgtggagagcccaacggctgggatgctctaagGCTTAATTTCCCCGGAAATCTATTCAGCCTAACCTATATTTAAGTACTGTAGCTCACATGTCTTTGTCTCTTAATATTTTTAGTGCACCGATCAGACCACCAATACTGTAAGTACTCTTTTACCAAAATTGTATACTGTTGTTAATATATGCATCTTAATTTATTCAATGTTTATGACCTTGGGAAACTCCTGTTTGTCAGGCTAGACATGTGTGATGGCGCTTGAGGCAGATCGAGGCAACGCCGCTGTCGGTGGCAGCAGCACCGGCACGAGATGCTGCAGCACACAGTGCAAGCAGGAGCGCATCAGCAACAACAACCAGCAGCACGACAACCTGTAGGTATTAGTTCCTCCCTTTTTGCCATTTATATCAAGTCCAGTTCTGCTTTGTGATACTTTTATTTTCCAATCTATGAATCAGTAAGTTATTAATATTGATATGCCATTAAATAGAAAATCTAATTAATTAAAGAATTTtgattttaagtttcatggattcaACACCCTGTCATGATGATTTCTTATCTTGATTTAATCTGTATTTTATATGTGCTATAACCACTGTGACATGCAGGTCTTATGAGCCACATAAAATGCACAAGATTGAAAAAGTATATTGCGTGATGACTTAGCTTTGGCATGCCACATGATGAGCATACCTACAAAAGTTTCAGCAAGTACTTGGTAGAATTCACTATAACCTTTACTCTCTTTTTGACATTAATATTGAACACGAAATTTATATTTGCAGGTCTCATAAATCAGCAAGACATGCTATTTGGATATCTGCTCTGGATATGTGAGAGCCAAATATCAGAAAGAACATATAGTATAAGACTAGGTagaatatcattttgatgcaagaTGTAAATTTTCTACCATTCAGATAATTTTCGTGTATGGAATGGCCTTTAATGAAGAATATCTGTAGGACTAGGTAGAATATCATATTTTGTGCAAAATTCTATATTATGTCCTCTTCATATAACTTCTGTATATCAAATGGTATTTCAATAATAAAGATAGAATATTTGTGATGCAATGCATTCATATCCTACGACTTATGTGTGTTGTGGTATGCCTCATATGAACTTTGTTCTATTGGTGAGAAAAATAATTAGCATCGTCCGGAGCAATCAAACCATATCTATTCCATAAAATAATAttttatgaaatagaattttgtaTAGGATTCCTCTACCAACGCATGCTCTTGTTGCTTGTATTCTGTAGCTATTTGCAACGCCTAGACCACTGGTTACCAACGCGTGTATATACGTTGCATTATACCCTTGCAACACTCAAAAACACAACACATTTTTATCCGTTGGTATAGGCCCTAGCAACGTCTATATGGGCATTCACATAAATGTGTTGTTGTAGAGGgggttttcttgtagtgtaggATGATAGTTGATAGTAAACATCAACGAGAGGCTTGGTTGAGTTGCAGGTGGCCCAAATTCAGAACTCGAGTCCAAGTGTTGGGCCAAGATGTGGAAGGTGCAGGTTCTCTCTAAATTGAATGTTCTCTTATGCCGTTTGGCAGAACAATCTCTACCGACAGTTGATCTTCTCCATCATCGTAATATGGCTACAACATCAAGGTCCATTTTGTGTGGAGCCGTTGATTCTTGGAAGCACTCTTTGCTGGAGTGTGCTATGGTAAGAAGATTTGGGCATTATGTGATGAGGAACTAGTGGATCACTTATTTCATTCCACGGAACCTTCGGCGAAACAATGGATTTTTCTCTAATGGAAGTACTATCTCATTCAGATTTCACCAAGGTACTGCTCACAATTTGGGCACTTTAGATGGCCCGacgcaaagtatatctttctaaaTATATTTGTATATCTCTCTACTTCCTAAATGTATTTAGAGGCACATCTCAAAAGTGCCCCTAAAACTCTGTAGCGGCACATCTCAAAGTTCCCTTTAATTGGCTTTGGGCCAATTTGAAGGAAGTACCCTATTTCATTTAGAGACACAAGCATCTGGGGAACTTTTCAAAGTGTCTCTAAAAGTAACTAGAGGCACTTTGCCAACCTATTGGGGTAGTTTGAAGTGCCCGAAAATCTCTACAGTGTAGTAGTGTCCGGGGAGAAGTCGATAGCCAAATTGTCCGTAACTTTTCCAAATCTTATTTACTCCGATGTTATTAAATGGTGAACTTTGAAATGTTCATTTTGGAGTACACTGCACTTAGCAGATCACAAATTGTCTCTCATTCTTGGGCAGTCACAAAAATGTATAAAATCCTATATGGAAGTCATAGTGTCACATCATGCCTGATGTATCGATCATGCTACAAGTCGACCGAAAAATATCGCACTGAATACCAAGGCTCCAAACCACTTATTTGAGACAAATCTGCATAGTAAGGAGGCAACTTAATCAGGTCAAAAACATGATAGAGGTGTAAGAAACAAATGATCATATTATTTGTTCTAAATCATAATGatttaaatttagaaaatcaTACTTCCTGTTGCAATCTGCGCTATCAGTTAAGTCAACAGTTGAAATCTGCCATGCCAAATGTGCAGCTGCAGCTGCTAGAAAAGGGTAGTATGGCCAAGCTGTGGAACATGATTAATATAAGAAGTCAATAAATGTTACTTAAGAATACAATTAATGTAATTCTGATAATGATCACTAACCCAGTCCAGCATTATAGCCACTAAGTGCTAAACCGCCAATAGTTGCAGTACCAAAGGCACTAATCCACTGCTTGGTTGAATCTCCGAACCTTATGGCTGTGGACTTAACTCCTATTTTGAGGTCATCTTTTTTGTCCTGGCATGCATTATGATACGATGATAAGATACTATGTCAACCTAATAAGATGTGTTTGctcaattttgatatgaaagaataCCTGGTGTGCATATATGGTATCGTACACCAATGTCCAACATATCCCAGCAATATACATTGGAAGGAGGACAGTGGGCTCCAAACTATCTTTAATAGCAGCCCATCCTAATAAAGCTCCCCAGTTGAACGACAATCCGAGATATGCCTGAGGCTGTTAAAAATTTCATTGGAAGTAACTTAAGTGATCACTCTCTGTAAGCAAGATTACATTAATACAACCTTATCACTTACCCAAAATGTGAGCCTCTTCATTAGGGGATATGAAGACACCAATGGAAGCCAAATGAGCCCAAGAACACGGCTACATAGGAAATGAGAcaaatttagaggtgatactgtaTAATGATACAAGCAAAATATATCTGGCAAACTATCATCTGTTGGATTTTGTGGAAATTAGTATGTCAAAATGGATCAACAGAGATACATTAGACTTGTAGGGATTCGTTATATGATTTGCACACAATGCCATATGGTAGATAGTTTCTAAGGTTGGAGTTTGGAGCATCCGGAATAGATAGATTTCATTCCACTCGCAAGAGCAAAAAAAAGATATTACCTTAAGTTGTTCAGTTGGAGAAGAAAACCCAAACCCAGTCCTAGTAGTAGTTGAAATCCGAGGAAGTATAATCCTTGAGTAGGAGTTACTACGCCTGATGCAAGAGGCCTGTTTTTGGTGCGCTCAACCTACAAGAGGAACATGTCCATCATCATTTCCTTGCTTGAGCCACTTTGAAAATAAGTAATGCAACTGAGAGAccattatatatatataaatatatatatataaaaatttagtttacttttaaAAATAATTAGGGTAGAAGGTACCTTAATAGTGACATGCTTGCATCTCCAGAAAATATATCCAATATTTTGGGACCTTGCTTAGCATACTTTCTATCTATGTGGTTTAACTAAGTTGTTTGTTTAATATACTATTTATCATATTTAGCATGACATATGACATTTGATCCTTGTATGTATCCATGGTTCGAAAAAACTTCAATGTATTTTCCATAACAAGGAAATTCTGAAGGGTGTTGTATGCAACTAGATGAAACTATAAAGAAGATATAAAAAAAATAACCTTTTTGTCAAAGTCACGGTCGATATAATCATTGACTGTGCAAGCGGCCCCCCTCATGGGGATACATACAAATCCTAAGAGTGCGAGCAGTTTAAAGTTAGGAAGCGTCCCCGGCATTGCCGCCATTGTTATTGACCTACAATGCAAAGGTCATAGGAGCTTTTCAAACAACACTGAAATATGTTTGGACTAAATATAAGAAAAAAATACCAAAATGCATTAATAATGTCTCCTATGAAGCTTTAACAAACCATTTATGGTGCCATGTTTTTAGTTATGAACCATATAGAAGATTTCTGTTGTTACTTGGTAATGTAAAAATGACGGCGGGCTCTCTTGCATGTGTATGAAAGTGCAACCAAACAATTAGCGAGAGCAATCATCAATGTATTTTAAGAAGTGATGTTCTAGAACTTATATCGGATAGTGAGAACACAAAAAGAATCAATTGGCTCCCTTCACAGGGCGACACAAGCTGTGACAGGAGCCCCAGATACCACCACATCCGCCCACTCCACCTCATAGCGGTCGCCAGTAACCTATGATAGGATAAGCCCACACGAAGTTGGCGCTGTGGGGCCCGATTTGTTGTGCGCGGTGCGGGTGGCTGACTGACTTGTGAATTTGCGGTGGAGAACCCCAAGGATCAACTCTTGTCACTGAGGTTTAAGGGATATGGTTGGCGGCAGCAGTAATGTCGGCTCCCTCTCTTGATTTGGGGCACGTTGCGCGCCTTGTTTTTGCGTGATCTAGGTGTTTTAGCCACAGGTTTGGTGTCCTTGTTTTGATGTTGATGAGGCACAATAACACAGCTGATACATAGTGGCAAGGGGGTGCACGGAGGTAGTATTAACAAGCTAGAACATCGATCGCAAGTTATATGCatgtgaatggagggagtagtagtaAGCATACCACATGCATGGCCAAGCGAGGAGCCAGCTGCCGATGGGCTTCTCCAGACGAGCGAGCCTCGCGTACGGGAGCGCCGCCTCAAGTGACCTCTCCACCCACGACACCGGCGGGGGGCTGCTGTCCTTCTTGTCTTCCTCCGTCTTCTTGTCTTCCTCGGTCTTCTCGTCTTCCTCCGTGGACTGATAGGGGGCCGAGATCGTTTGCGATCGTGCAAGAAGCTGACGGGGAGAAGGACCATGTCGACGTAGTGGGAGGACGCCTCTGTGCTGGCTCTGGCGGAGGACGGCCATGGCCTGGGAGGAGGTCGAGATCGCCTGTGATCGTGCAGAAAGCTGGCGGGGAGAAGGACCCTGTCGATGTAGTGAGAGGACGCCTGTGTGGTGGCTGACGCTGAGGAGGGCCATGGCCGTGTTTAGGTCCTTCGTGTACGGGGGTTTGGCACCACGGAATGATATGTGTGTAAATCTGAATCTTAAGCTAACGAAGCAAATGAAAGCAGGATATTTATAGGGCGCGCGCTAGCCGCCGGCCGGGTGACTATTACGTACTTCTGGCATAATCCTAATTAATATAGGGCGCGCGCACGCTAGCCGCCGGCGACTAATTTCCGTCTGCGGACCGGTTGTGCCTGccatgcaatgcatatgtcccaTTTAACCTTGTAGGCAGCTAAAGCTCCGCGGTCGCTGGTCGGACTTCGGAGGCAGTGCGAAAAGTAGGAGCCAGTTTTTTCCAGGCATGACTAGATACAAGCAAAATTGAGTGAACATATAGAAGGACTAAaatatcttagagcatctccaacagacactCTATCCAGCGATGTATCAAAAAAGTGGCTGGTTTAGAGCGCGGGCGCAAAATAATGCTCCAACAGGTGCTCTATTCGGCGCTGTAAAATACAACTTAGGGAAAAAGCGCTATATCGTGCGCTATATGTACCGCGCCGGAAAGAGCGCACGGTATAACGTTGCGCGCAGAAACAACTACAGATTTTTACAGCTCCAAAATACAGCTCTGGATAGAGCTTCTGCTGGAGGTGAATATGTCCTTACGCGCAAAACATGGATAGAGCGCGCTGCAAAGTGCTTTTACAGCGCCAAGATTTAGCGCGGCTGTTGGAGATGCTTATATTTTTCACCGAGGAAGTATATGTATGTACCATGAGTATAGTGTACGTAGAGTATATACTCTTTTTTTTACAGTTCATCAGGGAGAGCGAAAAGCTCTCGCCTGAATTTTTCATTTCATCGTGAGATCGGGTGAAACCCCGTTTTTGTTTGACAGCAAGTTACAAGGGGAGAGGGAGACATCGCCCAACGCAGAGAGGGGGCGAGCTCGAGGGCAGAATACAACAAAGAGGAGCCACAACTACGTCCGTTCAGGGAGAAGATAAGTGGGCCACAAATCGACATCAACGCGATGCTCCAGAGGTAGCCTTGCATGCCAGAGAGCGGCATCATCCCTGTAGCGCTTGCGCAACAGCGAATGGGAGGGAGGGAGCTTCTCGAAGACGAGCCCGTTCCTGTGCTTCCACAAGTGCCAAAGGCAGAGGAGGCGGAGAGTTGCAGCAGTGGTCGGTGGCGCGGATGGCGACAGAGCACACCGAGCAGCCTAGGCCACGGGGAGGGCAGGGTTAGGTTGACCACCCATGGCAGCCCAAAACCGTAGCGCGAAGGGGCAGTCGAACATGATTTGGGCAGAGGTTTCCAACGGAGCGAGGCAGATAGGGAAACTGCTCGCCGTCAGGTCGAGGGTCCCTTTCCGGTGGAGGTTGGCATGGCACTGAATGCGCCCGCAAACGAGGAGCCATTCGAAGAAGCGAACTCTGGAGGGCGCCTAATTCTGACGAACTCGAAGTTGGTGTCCCGCACCCCACCAAAAATGCAGAGTTTGTAGAGGTCGGAGGTGCGGAGGGCGCCACCACTCTTGGCACAGAGAGGAAGCGATCGGCTGTTGGGAGAGTCGGTGAGATGAGTGTCACAGAGCACGAGCTCGAGGGCACCACGTTGAATGGTGTCGGTGGCGGAGAGTGGAGGCACCTAGTAGCTGTAGAGGCCACCGGTGACAATTTGACGAACCGTGGCGCAGGGAGCCATGCAGTGAGAGAACAACTCAGGCATCGCCATCACGAGAGGGCCCGCCGATGACCACGCGTCCAGCCTAAAAGCGGTGCGAGCTCCGTCCCCGAGGAGGACCCGCAAGACATTGCGGTAGAGCTGGAGGAGCTAGAGGAGGGCGGACCAGTGGTCTCCACTCCCCATCGAGTCGAGAGGAGCACCGCCAAGGGTAGACCACACCCAACGTGGCCACGACGCCTCCGGCACGGAGTGAAGCCGATGCAGGAGATTGAGTTGGAGGCAAGCGTTCTGTTCGTGCAGAGAGCGTACGCCTAGGCCACCCTCTTCCTTCGCGCGGCAAACCAGATCCCATGCCGCGAGTTACTGGGCCCCGGACACACGGTCAGTGCCCGTCAAGAGTAAAGCACGGCGGAGACGATCAAGAGCCGCAATCACCCCCGCGGGCAGCTCCAGGGCACCCATGGCGAAAGTGGGGAGAGCGTCGAGGACGGTGTTCAGGAGGACCAACCGTTGCATCAAACacatctttcctataatgaacttgttgagtacactcgtactcatccctcattgaatcccctgcttagattaccTGAACAACCAGGAGGATGCCACCGAAAGAGCTGAAGGGGCAGAGGATAtcagctatgaagaaccagacccatCCGGCGGAGTAGAAGGGGTGGACTTCCTGATCGCCTACGGAATATTCCATCCCACTCCTGATCTTATGGTTAAGACGGGTATTACGGCGCAATAATCATTGGACGACATTGGTTATTAATCCTAGATGAATAACCCAATTGCAGTGAAACCTCCACCAATACTGATACATGGTTCCATtgtccaccacatagtcatattcataattgtgaaAGTAATACTTTGATtttaatgcaagagtgataagtatagtactttgcaactaATTTGCTAAAAATACAGAAAGTGACATGAGAAAGCGATGAACTTGTCTTTCTTGACTGCAATATTATGTAGTCAAGGACTTCAATAtggaataactccaaattctgaaatagcatcatcgccggtaaggataatgtttaaaagattggaaaATATGATattatgcataagtatgagatgcaatcactctacgcataacctaaccccgatgacttaggattagtgagttgaaatgattggttaacatttggtataatcttaacatgtaataaTTAGTAGTGTGGAAACTAAAATTATTCACTAGTCAAATAAGAGATACTTGCAGCCTAGGATTATGAACATAAATTCTAAGCTCATCCCGATGGACATTGGTTGAGTAGAGGAGAAGCGCGCGCCACCCCGAGAGGTACTTGTCCGCTTTGGAGATGAGCGGAGTGAACACGGGGAGGCGAAGCTTTTCCGCGGAGAGAGGCAGCCCCATATACGTCTGGGGGAAGCCTTCGACACGGCAGTAGAGCACATCTTGGATGTCGGCGAGGGTCTCCGGCAGCATATTCATGGGGACGAGTGTGCTCTTCGAGtagttgatgcagaggccggaggCGTGCTCGAATTGACAAAGGGAAAGACGAAGCCGTTGCGCCGCCCCCCACCTCGGCTCGGAGGATGATCAATGTGTCGTTGGCGTACTGAAGCACCGGGCACGATGAACCGTCGACAAGGGGGTGTTGGAGGACGTTTTCATGGTGAATCAGGCGTTGGAGGACGTCCGCCGTGATGAGGAAGAGGTACGGAGAGAGCGGGTCGCCCTGCCGCAGCCCGCGCATGCAACAAATCCACCTCCCAGGGACACCGTTGAGGAGGATGGCGGAGCGGGAGGATGAAAAAATGGTGTCCATCCAAGCACACAAAAGGGTGGGGAAGCCACTAGCGAGCATGATCCTACGAATACTAGCCCAGCTAACTGAGTCGAAGGCTTTGGCGAAGTCCAGCTTGAGGATGATGCAATGGGCACGGTGGCGTAGATGAAATTCTCGGAGATGTTTCGGCCTAAGAGGAAGCCGGTCTGGTCCATGTCGATAAGAGACGTGCAGCTGGGAGGTGGGAGCTTTGCAGATTCTTTTGATGGAGCACTTCTGAAGAGAAACCTGCCTAAATAAGGCTGGGCTGAGGACACCGATGAACttggggaggaggaagacatgcgcCATGTCGATGCGCTGGAGATCAGCCGCGTGGGAGTGGAATTGTTCGAATACTCGAAGGAGGGCCGGACCGACGGAGCCCCAAGCGGCGCGGTAGAAGCTGGGCCCATGCCTATCAGGACTTGCGGCGCTCGCGTGGTCAAGCGAGTTGACGACCGTCGCAACCTCCTGGGCCGTAAACGGCCCAACAAGGCCCACAATATCAATGTGGGGGTAGTTGAAGTAGCGTTCGTTGATGTCGAAGTCTGAGGAGTCGTCCGTCCGCCACCCTATGAGGTCATCGTAGAAGGGGAAGAGGGCGGAAGAATGTGGGCTGAGGGAAGGGCATGATGCACTCGCGCGGATGGTGGCCGGAGCAGCCACACCCACGGCAGCGGATGGGATCTCGACAGGAACACACTTGGTGGAAAATAAAAGGCAATGAAAACACCCGTCGATGCTTAGGGTTTTGAAAGGCGTGGTGGGCGTTTTTGGAGAAGGAAGGGGAGGGAAGCGTGCGACGTCTAGATAAGCATTAAACAGAGGTGTATGGGAGGCCGGAGAACCAGGAGCGCCGTTGGGAGCAGCGGATGGCTCGAGGAGAGCATGGGCATGGCGCGGAGCTCTGGAGGTAGGCGATAGGGGCGCAGCCGCAGACGCGGTTTCCTTGAAGGAGGAAGCAACTAGCTGTGGCGGTAAAGCCTCCACAGTTTGGGCGCGAGGGGGAGGAATTAAACTTTTTCCACCGAATCCAGGGGAGGACGCGGGAAGGCTAGACCATGCAAGCAAAGAGTGACGTCTGTGACAACGCTTAACGTGCATGACCGGTGGGGCCTGGTCGAACAGCGCAACAGCTAACGTAAGTATATACACTTAGTCGACCGGGGCACTGGCACCCGAGCCCACCAgatttcaaatcccagatttgacactttagtGTCTCATATAGGTGGAATTTTTTTTAGTGggtgggggggtgggggggggggccgacatttccgtcgacagcgaggcgtctgtggtgccccgccggatcagttcttcgacGCAGTCTCTCGAAGGTTCTCATAGGGGTAGGGCgtacgtgtgtgcgttcataggggtgagtatgTGCGTGTATATGTGCGTCTttaattgtactgtgtttcgcaaaaaaataaaTTCCCATGCATGTCTATATTCTCACGGACAAGAGAAATGCGTCTTTAGTGCATAGATATATTCGTAATTTAGAAAAGTTTAATTTAATTTTAGATAGAGAGGTAGCACCATTTGCATACTGTATTTCCGGGAATGCTTTGTATTTTATTTCTCTGTGCAATAATCTCTCTTGTCTTGTCGCTAGGTTtggaaatttaattcggctcctAGATGTGTACGCTCCCTCTACCtaaaaaaatatatttcaaaatattgaaattttttgataattttttttacatgtacatgtcCACAATATACGGGTGTTCGTCAAGTTTTGCGAGGAACCAATATTTTTTATGATCTATATAAAAatgagaaaatttatcttctgaaatgccttatttttagcattgaattttatctttttatacacgtcacatgataagtcgattttccattaaacaactttgtgaacacatagcacgtgaagatgtacgtgcgaatttttcgtttcaatttttcaaaattttaaaatatgtgtgacatgtattttaaaataaagaGAGCTATGTTTCCATGTGCGAAAACACTACTCCCCGTTGGGTTCCATTTTTTACATATAATAGCAAAGCTTTTTGTCTAAGAAACGCCACGTTACCGGTACGAGAGAGCAGTAGTCCAGTTTAAGTCTTAACATGTGGTCTACAACGGTCATCGGAACTACTCGACGGGAGAAAAACATGGTAGCAGAGAGCGGCCGCCGCACGAGTCTTTTTTTTCAATTCAACGAACTCAAGCACATTCGTAATTTCCGAGAGACCCAACAACCCGGCCGATGGTGACGACGCCGGCCATGAGCAGGACAAGAATATGGATGCGCGCGGTCCTAGCGGGAGGAAAGCAGTAGCATCGGGCGTCGGCGAACGCGACTTGGACCAATCGGACGTGGCACGTCATGCCGTCCGAGGCGCAGCCGGGCGACGATGTTAGGAACGTTCCCTAAGGCTCGATCAGCTGACTGAGAACTTCAGCTGATGTCATACAacgatattttttttttgttttaaaccGGCGTGAACTGGCCGTCAACTGTTACAATGGTAGCGACGTGTTTTTCGTTGGAACTGACCAAGTGCAAAACTACGTCAAAGCTAGAGTACGTCTGTACATACGCGCGCATCTCCGCGGAGGCAGCAGGGGAACTATTAGCCCAAAGTTTCAACTAGTATTAGCAAGCTGAAGTGCTGAACTGAGCGATCCATTCATCTCAACGAAGAAAGAGAGCACTTTCATCAATCGATCATATATTCCTGTAGATTGGAGCGGTCAAACCAAGCTAATGTTTTGAACCGACTGAGCTAGCTGTGAAAACACACGAGTTGATTACCCCCACTCCTAAAATAAAGTCATGCGACCCAAAATACTCGAGTAATCGGTATTGCACTCGGTGCGCAATTAACCCACTTAATTGCAACCTACCTTGTAACTGAAAAAATGTCAATTACAATACTTGTAACTCGAAAAATCCAGTTACAATCCCACCTGCAACCGAAAAGTTGCGACCGTACttcaagagaaaaaaaaacttagttacaatcCCACATACAGTCGGAAATAACTTAGTTGCGACTGCAGTTCAACCAAAAAAAACTTAGTTGCAACCGCACTTTAGCAAGAGAAACCAGTTACgaccccacttgcaactgaaaaatcttCGCTGCACCCACGGTTGCGACTAGAAACTCACAATTGCGAACCCCACATGCAACTAAAAATCTTAGTTGCACCCCAACTTGTAAATAGAAAATTGCAGTTGCAACCCCGCTTCCAACTAGAAATAAcagttgcaaccccacttgcaacCGAT contains the following coding sequences:
- the LOC124683353 gene encoding 4-hydroxybenzoate polyprenyltransferase, mitochondrial-like, yielding MALLSVSHHTGVLSLHRQGPSPRQLSARSQAISTSSQAMAVLRQSQHRGVLPLRRHGPSPRQLLARSQTISAPYQSTEEDEKTEEDKKTEEDKKDSSPPPVSWVERSLEAALPYARLARLEKPIGSWLLAWPCMWSITMAAMPGTLPNFKLLALLGFVCIPMRGAACTVNDYIDRDFDKKVERTKNRPLASGVVTPTQGLYFLGFQLLLGLGLGFLLQLNNLSRVLGLIWLPLVSSYPLMKRLTFWPQAYLGLSFNWGALLGWAAIKDSLEPTVLLPMYIAGICWTLVYDTIYAHQDKKDDLKIGVKSTAIRFGDSTKQWISAFGTATIGGLALSGYNAGLAWPYYPFLAAAAAHLAWQISTVDLTDSADCNRKFVSNKWFGALVFSAIFFGRLVA